GATTGTTGCGTCCTGGCTCTTCGGCCAGAATTCTCGTAAAGAGCCTCGAAACGGCAATTCAGACTGATGCATTGCGGGAGATCCTTCGGCCAACATCGGGCCTCAGGATGACAGTTCGCAATTGATGCACAACTCAATTCCTAATAGGCCAAAAAATAAAAGTTCCGGCCGCGTACGACCGGAACTTCATAAGTAGACCCGAGGGAGGAAACTTAGGCCGAAACCAGCTCCGGCTTTGCCCCTGCTGCGAGCTTTTCTTCCTGCTCGCGCAGCTTCTTCGGCATGTCGACCACCTTGACATCTTTCGCAAGGCCAATCGCTTTGAGCATGCATATGCCGTAGTAGTTCAAATCGACTTCGTACCAGGCTAGGCCATGACGCGCCGAAACCGGATGAGCATGATGGTTGTTGTGCCATCCTTCACCGAAAGTCACCATCGCGACCCACCAGTTGTTAGTAGAGTCGTCCTTGGTGACGAAGCGCCGGCTACCCCACATGTGTGTAGCCGAATTCACCAGCCAGGTGGCATGCAGTCCGACGGTCACACGGAAGAAGATGCACCACATGACGTAGGTCCAGCCCCCCACAGCGAGCAGAATTAAGCCCAGCGTGGTGAGCGGGACCCAATGCCACTTGGTCAACCAAACGTGAAACTTGTCGCGACGAAGATCGGGAGTGTACCGTTCGAGTTCCGGATTACCGTGGTGGAGAACTTCGCCACTGACGATCCATCCCATGTGCGCCCACCAGCCGCCATCACGCGGACTGTGCGGGTCGCCTTCGCGATCGCTGGTCTGATGATGTATGCGGTGCGTGCCTACCCAGAATATCGGTCCACCCTCAAGAGCGAGTGTGGCGCAAGTGGTGAGGAAGTACTCAAGCCATTTCGGAACCTTGTACCCGCG
This region of Terriglobales bacterium genomic DNA includes:
- a CDS encoding fatty acid desaturase, with product MSAIITPDTLGKPAVSQIYSAKRGKINWYTAFVMAVFHIGAIAALFMFSWKALLVTAILWYFSLSFGIGMGYHRLLTHRGYKVPKWLEYFLTTCATLALEGGPIFWVGTHRIHHQTSDREGDPHSPRDGGWWAHMGWIVSGEVLHHGNPELERYTPDLRRDKFHVWLTKWHWVPLTTLGLILLAVGGWTYVMWCIFFRVTVGLHATWLVNSATHMWGSRRFVTKDDSTNNWWVAMVTFGEGWHNNHHAHPVSARHGLAWYEVDLNYYGICMLKAIGLAKDVKVVDMPKKLREQEEKLAAGAKPELVSA